The sequence CACCTGGGACCCTCCCTGAACACCTGAGacccacctggacacacctgggacccTCCCTGAACACCTGGGacccacctggacacacctgggacccTCCCCACACACCTGGGatccacctggacacacctgggaccaCCTGGGACCCTCCCTGAACACCTGAGacccacctggacacacctgggaccaCCTGGGACCCTCCCTGAACACCTGAGACCCACCTGAGACCCTCCCCACACACCTGGGACCCACCTGGATACCTGGGACccacctgagacacacctggaaCCCACCTGGAACCCACCTGAGACCCACCTGGGACCCATCTGGGACCCACCTGGGACCCTGCTAGGACACCTGGAACTCACCTGGGACCTCGCTGGGACACCTGGAACCCACCTGGATACCTGGAACCCACCTGAGACCCACCTGAGACCCACCTGGaacccacctgggacacctggaacCCACCTGGAACCCACCTGGGACCCACCTGGATACCTGGGACCCACCTGGAACCCACCTGGGACCCACCTGGGACCCACCTAGAACCCACCTGGAACCCACCTGGACCCACCTGGGACCCACCTGGATACCTGAGACCCACCTGAGACCCACCTGAGACCCACCTAGAACCCACCTGGGACCCACCTGAGACCCACCTGGATACCTGagacccacctgggaccccccccatgGACACCTGGGGCCCACCTGGGCCCCTCCCCGCTCACCTGGACCCgattcccctccccccccatcccctccccccaAATAAAGGCACAGGTGACTCCggcaggtgtgtccaggtgcgTTTATTGCtcggggggggggagggggggagtgGGAGGGGCTACAGGCACACCTGGGCCACGCCCGCTGCACACCTGGGCCACGCCCGCTTCACACCTGGGAATAATCCACACACCTGGGCCACGCCCATTGCACACCTGGGCCACGCCCGCTTCACACCTGGGAATAATCCACACACCAGGGCCACGCCCACTGTACACCTGGGCCACGCCCGCTGCACACCTGGGAGCAATTTGTATACCTGGGCCACGCCCATTGCACACCTGGGAATAATCCACAGACGGGCCACACCCACAGCACACCTGGGAGCAATTTGCATACCTGGGCCAGGCCCATTGCACACATGGGAATAATCCACACACCTGGGCCACGCCCATTGCACACCTGGGAGCAATTTGCATACCTGGGCCACGCCCACTGCACACCTGGGAGTTATTTGCATACCTGGGCCACGCCCGCTGCACACCTGGGAGCCATTTGCATACCTGGGCCACACCCACAGCACACCTGGGAGCAATTTGCATACCTGGGCCACGCCCATTGCACACATGGGAATAATCCACACACCTGGGCCACGCCCATTGCACACCTGGGAGCAATTTGCATACCTGGGCCACGCCCACTGCACACCTGGGAGTTATTTGCATACCTGGGCCACGCCCGCTGCACACCTGGGAGCCATTTGCATACCTGGGCCACGCCCACTGCACACCTGGGAGTTATTTGCATACCTGGGCCACGCCCGCTGCACACCTGGGAGCCATTTGCATACCTGGGCCACGCCCACTGCACACCTGGGAGTTATTTGCATACCTCGGCCACACCCATTGCACACCTGGGAGTTATTTGCATACCTGGGCCACACCCACTGCATACCTGGGAGCCATTTGCATACCTGGGCCACGCCCATTACACACCCGGGAGTTATTTGCATACCTGGGCCACACCCACTGCACACCTGGGAGTTATTTGCATACCTGGGCCACGCCCACTGCACACCTGGGACTTCCGGTAACTGCACAGGTGActcagccaggtgtgcccaggtgaggtcACGAGGGGCacgggcacacctgggcacacctgggcgcCCCAAGAGCTGCACAGGTGACCCCTCCAGGGGTGCCCATGCtcctccaggtgtgcccaggtgagatCAGGAGGGGCacgggcacacctgggcacacctgggacccccGGTAACCACACAGGTGActcagccaggtgtgcccaggtgtatcccaggtgtatctcaggtgtgcccaggtgcccccaggtgtatccaggtgtgcccaggtgtatcccaggtgtgcccaggtgtatcccaggtgtatcccaggtgtgcccaggtgtgcccaggtgtatctcaggtgtgcccaggtgtatcccaggtgtatcccaggtgtccccaggtgtgcccaggtgtgcccaggtgtatcccaggtgtatctcagctgtatcccaggtgtgcccaggtgtgcccaggtgtgctcaggggGGCGGCAGGAGGGGCATCAGCAGCCGCagcgcccccagccccagcgcggccgcccccaggtgtgcccaggtgtgcccaggtgtgcccaggtgtacccaggtgtacccaggtgtatctcaggtgtgcccaggtgtgcccaggtgtgcccagctgtatcccaggtgtgcccaggtgcccccaggtgtgcccaggtgtgcccaggtgcctcAGGGGGGCGGCAGGAGGGGCACCAGCAGCCGCagcgcccccagccccagcgcggccgcccccaggtgtgcccaggtgtatcccaggtgtccccaggtgtatcccaggagtgcccaggtgtgcccaggtgcccccaggtgtatctcagctgtatcccaggtgtgcccaggtgtatcccaggtgtatcccaggtgtgcccaggtgtatcccaggtgtccccaggtgtgcccaggtgtatctcagctGTATCCCAGgcgtgcccaggtgtatcccaggtgtgcccaggtgtgcccaggtgtatcccaggtgtgcccaggtgtatcccaggtgtgcccaggtgtatctcaggtatgcccaggtgtgcccaggtgtgcccaggtgtgcccaggtgtatcccaggtgtgcccaggtgtatctcaggtatgcccaggtgtgcccaggtgtgcccaggtgtgcccaggtgtgcccaggtgtatcccaggtgtgcccaggtgtatctcaggtgtatctcaggtgtgcccaggtgcccccaggtgtgcccaggagtgcccaggtgtgcccaggtgcgctcAGGGGGGCGGCAGGAGGGGCACCAGCAGCCGCagcgcccccagccccagcgcgGCCGCCCCCAGCGCCCGCAGCCCCAGCGCCCCCCAGGGGCCCAGGCCCAGCACCTGCCCCGCCCACCTGTGGGGgaggagacaaagaaaaaaggggCGGGGCTTCAGTGAGGAGCTCACCTAGgccacacccacacccacacccatTTCCAAACCACGCCCATGACCCAAAGCCACACCCATTCCCAAGCCACGCCCATTTCCCAGGCCACACCCACACCCATTTCCAAGCCACGCCCATTTCCCAGGCCACACCCAATTAATTACCCAATTAAGAAGCCCTGGCTGGCCCCTCCCCGCCGTTATTAGGTTAATTAATgactaattaattaataattaccCAATTAAGAAGCCCTGGCAGGCCCCTCCCCGCCGTTATTAGGCTAATTAATGcctaattaattaataattaccCAATTAAGAAGCCCTGGCAGGCCCCTCCCCGCCGTTATTAGGTTAATCAATGtctaattaattaataattaccCAATTAAGAAGCCCTGGCAGGCCCCTCCCCGCCGTTATTAGGTTAATCAATGtctaattaattaataattaccCAATTAAGAAACCCTGGCAGGCCCCTCCTCTCCGTTATTAGGTTAATTAATgactaattaattaataattaccCAATTAAGAAGCCCTGGCAGGCCCCTCCCCACCGTTATTAGGTTAATTAATgactaattaattaataattaccCAATTAAGAAGCCCTGGTAGGCCCCTCCCCGCCGTTATTAGGTTAATTAATGcctaattaattaataattaccCAATGAAGAAGCCCTGGCAGGCCCCTCCCCGCCGTTATTAGGTTAATCAATGtctaattaattaataattaccCAATTAAGAAGCCCTGGCAGGCCCCTCCCCGCCGTTATTAGGCTAATTAATgactaattaattaataattaccCGATTAAGAAGCCCTCGTAGGCGGCGGCCGCCAGGAGCCCCCCCAGGGGCAGCcgcaggggggaggggaggtcGTGGCGCCCCGAGGCCCAGAGGAGAGCGGCCGCGGCCACGTGACGCACCTGgaaaccagtacggaccagtataaaccagtacggaccagtacggaccagtacagaccagtatggaccagtatggaccagtatggaccagttaAAACCAGTAAAACCCATAgaaaccagtataaaccagtataaaccagtatggaccagtacggaccagtataaaccagtacagaccagtataaaccagtacggaccagtataaaccagtatggaccagtataaaccagtaaaaCCCATAgaaaccagtataaaccagtataaaccagtataaaccagtgcCCAGAGGAGAGCGGCCGCGGCCACGTGATGCACCTggaaccagtatggaccagtttggaccagtataaaccagtatggaccagtatggaccagtatggaccagtatggaccagtatggaccagtataaaccagtatggaccagtataaaccagtaaaaCCCATAgaaaccagtatggaccagtataaaccagtccaaaccagtaacTCCAAAcacctcccagtccctcccagtccaaaccagtaacccccagtcccctcccagtcccctcccagtataaaccagtaaccccaaatcccctcccagtcccctcccagtcccctccagtcccctcccagtccctcccagtataaaccagtagcTCCCAGTCTGGCTCACCAGGCTGATGTTGGAGTCCAGCCCCATCTGCAGGTGCCTCCAGTCGAACTCCACCCCCCGCGCGCCCACCCAGAgcgggacacacctgggggggggggaggggtcaggataccccaaaatccccaaaattcaccccaaaaattcacctcaaaaattcaccccaaaaattcaacacaaaatcccaaaaaattcatcccaaaaattcaccccaaaattcacaaaattcaccccaaaaactgatccccaaaatcccaaaaattcaccccaaaaattcaccccaaaattcacacaattcaccccaaaaattcaccccaaaatccccaaaattcactccaaaattcaccccaaaatccacaaaattcaccccaaaatccacaaaattcaACAGAAAAATTGATCCCataaattcaccccaaaattcacaaaattcaccccaaaaatccaccccaaaatccccaaaattcaccccaaaaattgatcccaaaatcccaaaaattcaccccaaaatccccaaaaatgcaccccaaaaaattcactccaaaatccccaaaattcaccccaaaaattcaccccaaaatcccaaaaattcaccccaaaattcaccccaaaaattgatcccaaaatcccaaaaattcaccccaaaattcacaaaattcaccccaaaatcccaaaaattcaccccaaaattcaccccaaaatcctcaaaattgATCCCAAAATTCAacacaaaattcacaaaattcaacccaaaaattcaccccaaaatccccaaaattcaccccaaaattcaccccaaaattcacaaaattcaccccaaaattcaccccaaaattcaccccaaaaattcaccccaaaatccccaaaattcaccccaaaatccccaaaatccaccccaaaattcacaaaattcaccccaaaaattgatcccaaaatcccaaaaattcaccccaaaattcaccccaaaaattgatccccaaattcccaaaaattcaccccaaaattcaccccaaaatccccaaaatccaccccaaaaattcaccccaaaatcccaaaaattcaccccaaaatccaccccaaaaattgatcccaaaatcccaaaaattcaccccaaaatccaaaaaattcaccccaaaatcccagaaatccaccccaaaaattcaccccaaaatcccccaaatttatcccaaaatcccaaaaaattcaccccaaaaatccaccccaaaatccccaaaattcaccccaaaattcacaaaattcaccccaaaattcaccccaaaaattgatcccaaaatccccaaaattcaccccaaaaattgatgcccaaattccaaaaattcaccccaaaattcaccccaaaatcccaaaaatttaccccaaaaatccaccccaaaatcccaaaaattcaccccaaaaattcaacacaaaatccccaaaattcaccccaaaattcaccccaaaatccccaaaattcaccccaaaaattcaacacaaaatccccaaaattcaccccaaaattcaccccaaaattcacaaaattcaccccaaaatccccaaaaattcaccccaaaaatcccccaaaaaatcccccaaaaaatcccaaaaaatcagaaaaaaatctcaaaaaataaaaaaaaaatccccaaaaatcagaaaaaaatacccaaaaatcccaaaaaatccccaaagttcCCAATTTGCCAGTTTTGCCCAAAATCGCCGTTTttagccccaaaaatcccccaaaaatcccaaaaaaatcccaaaatatcccaaaaaagtcagaaaaaaatccaaaaaaatccaaaaaaatccccaaaaaatccccaaaaaatcccaaaaaaatcagaaaaaaatcccaaaaaatcccaaaaaatcccaaaaaaatcccaaaaaatcccccaaatcccaattttgCCCAAAAAGGCCGTTTTTGGCCCCAATTCTCACCTGGCCGTGAGCAGCTCGGCGCTGGCCCAGCCcagatccccccaaaaccccccaaaattttcctccattttttgtTCTCAAATCCTCCCAgaacacccaaaaaaaaccccaaaaaatccccaaaaaatcccaaaaaatcccaatttgcAGATTTGCCCAAAATCGCCGGTTTTCAcgccaaaattccccccaaaaaatccacaataaaataccaaaaaatcagaaaaaaaaatcgcaaaaaatcccaaaaaaatccccaaaaaatcagaaaaaaatcccccaaaaatcccaaaaaatccccaaaaatcccaatttgcCAGATTTGCCCAAAATCGCCGtttttcacccaaaaatccccaaaaaatccacaaaaaaatcccaaaatatcccaaaaattcagaaaaaaatcaaaaaaaatccccaaaaaatccccaaaaaatccgaaaaaaatcagaaaaaaatcccaaaaaaatccccaaaaatcccccaaatcccaattttgCCCAAAAAGGCCGTTTTTGGCCCCAATTCTCACCTGGCCGTGAGCAGCTCGGCgctggcccagcccagggcgGCCACCAGGATCCGCAGCtcgcccctccccccaccccggcCCAGcgccagctgcagcccccccaggtCAGCGACGTCCACGGTGGCACGGAGGAACTCCTGGAAAAAcgggaaatttggggagaaaaacggggattttgggcaaaattGGGGAATGGGGGTGAAgttgggggggaaaaggaaaaaaaaatggggaaaatcggtgaaaaaatggggaaaaacggggggaaaatggggaaaaattgggatttttgggggattttttggggaattttggggggattttttggggatttttggggattttttggggatttttttggggaatttttgggattttttttgggaattttggggattttttggggattttttggggatttttgggggaattttgggggatttttggggaattttttgggatttttttgggaatttttggggatttttttgaggaattttagggatttttttgggattttttgggaaattttggggggaattttgggattttttggggaatttttggggaatttttggggattttttggggatttttaggggattttttgggggaattttgggattttttggagatttttttgggaatttttggggattttttggggattttttggggatttttgggggaatttttggaggttttttgggggatttttggggattttttggggattttttggggattttttggggattttggggattttttgggggatctggggatgctgcagcccccccaggtCAGCGACGTCCACGGTGGCACGGAGGAACTCCTGGAAAAAcgggaaatttggggagaaaaacggggattttgggcaaaaatggggaatgggggtgaagttgggggggaaaaggaaaaaaaaatggggaaaatcggtgaaaaaatggggaaaaacgggggggaaatggggaaaaattgggatttttggggggatttttttgggggaattttggggaaatttggggattttttgaagGGAactttagggattttttggggattttttggggattttttttggaatttttttgggattttttgggaattttttgggatttttgggggatttttggaggttttttttgatttttttggagaattttttgggatttttttgggaattttgggggttttttggggggaattttggagattttttggggaatttttggggtttttttaggaattttttgagaatttttggggaattttgggggattttttaggaatttttggggattttttaggaatttttggggattttcttggaatttttggggagatttttgggattttttggggaatttttggagaatttttggagaattttgggggctttttttgagatttttttgggattttgggggggatttttttgaggttgtttggggatttttgggggattttaagaggatttttgggggattttcttggaatttttgggggattttttgggattttttgtggattttttggggaatttttgggatttttaggggaattttttgagattttttggagaattttggggaattttttgagatttttttggggattttttgggggattttcttggaatttttggggagattttttgggaattttttaggaatttttggggatttttggggcatttttgggggattttttggggcatttttggggggattttggggtgaattttggggtgaattttgggtcaTTCGGGGGCCGATTTTGGGgccgattttggggtttttgggtcaCTCACCCCCACCAGGTCGTAGCCCCCCGAGGGTCCCTCCCAGGTGGGGAAGAACGTGGCCAAGAACAGCAtctgggggggaggggaatttggggctcccagttcctcccagtccctcccagtttggattttgggggttcccagttcaattttgggctgaatttggggaattctggggctcccagttcctcccagtttggatttggggcattcccagttcctcccagttcaattttgggggttcccagtTCAAGTTTGGGGcgaatttgggggattttggggctcccagtccctcccagtttggatttttggggttcccagttcctcccagttcaattttgggggttcccagtTGGATTTGGGGgcaaatttggggaattttggggctcccagttcctcccagtccctcccagtttggatttggggcattcccagtccctcccagttcgATTTTGGGGCGAATTTGgggctcccagtccctcccagtttggatttttggggtttccagttcaattttgggggttcccagttggatttggggggaatttggggaattttggggctcccagtccctcccagttcctcccagttcaattttggggtttcccagtTGGATTTGGGGGCaaatttggggcttttgggggctcccagttcctcccagtccctcccagtttggattttggacgttcccagttcctcccagttcaATTTTGGGGCGAATTTGgggctcccagtccctcccagtttggatttttggggttcccagttcctcccagttcaattttgggggttcccagtTGGATTTGGGGgcaaatttggggaattttggggctcccagttcctcccagtccctcccagtttggatttggggcattcccagttcctcccagttcaATTTTGGGGCCAATTTGgggctcccagtccctcccagttcaattttgggggttcccagttcctcccagttcaattttggggtgaatttgggggattttggggctcccagtccctcccagtttggatttttggggtttccagtccctcccagttcaattttgggggttcccagttggatttggggtgaatttggggaattttggggctcccagttcctcccagtccctcccagtttggatttggggctcccagtccctcccagtttggattttggggctcccagtccctcccagtttggattttggggtttccagttcaattttgggctgaatttgggggattttggggttcccagttgGATTTTAgggctcccagtccctcccagtttggattttgggggtttccagttcaattttgggggttcccagttggatttggggggaatttggggaaatttggggctcccagttcctcccagtccctcccagtttggatttggggctccc comes from Haemorhous mexicanus isolate bHaeMex1 chromosome 39, bHaeMex1.pri, whole genome shotgun sequence and encodes:
- the LOC132341376 gene encoding uncharacterized protein LOC132341376 isoform X25 — protein: MQITPRCAVGVAQVCKWLPGMQWVWPRYANNSQVCNGCGRGMQITPRCAVGVAQVCKWLPGVQRAWPRYANNSQVCSGRGPGMQITPRCAVGVAQVCKLLPGVQWAWPRCVDYSHVCNGRGPGMQIAPRCAVGVAQVCKWLPGVQRAWPRYANNSQVCSGRGPGMQIAPRCAMGVAQVCKLLPGVLWVWPVCGLFPGVQWAWPRYTNCSQVCSGRGPGVQRAWPRCACSPSHSPPPPPRAINAPGHTCRSHLCLYLGGGDGGGGESGPGERGGAQVGPRCPWGGSQVGLRYPGGSQVGPRWVSGIQVGPRWVQVGSRWVLGGSQVGLRWVPGIQVGSRCPSEVPGEFQVS
- the LOC132341376 gene encoding uncharacterized protein LOC132341376 isoform X24 is translated as MQITPRCAVGVAQVCKWLPGMQWVWPRYANNSQVCNGCGRGMQITPRCAVGVAQVCKWLPGVQRAWPRYANNSQVCSGRGPGMQITPRCAVGVAQVCKLLPGVQWAWPRCVDYSHVCNGRGPGMQIAPRCAVGVAQVCKWLPGVQRAWPRYANNSQVCSGRGPGMQIAPRCAMGVAQVCKLLPGVLWVWPVCGLFPGVQWAWPRYTNCSQVCSGRGPGVQRAWPRCACSPSHSPPPPPRAINAPGHTCRSHLCLYLGGGDGGGGESGPGERGGAQVGPRCPWGGSQVGLRYPGGSQVGLRYPGGSQVGPRWVPGGFQVGPRYPGGSQVGLRWVPGIQVGSRCPSEVPGEFQVS
- the LOC132341376 gene encoding uncharacterized protein LOC132341376 isoform X31; translation: MQITPRCAVGVAQVCKWLPGMQWVWPRYANNSQVCNGCGRGMQITPRCAVGVAQVCKWLPGVQRAWPRYANNSQVCSGRGPGMQITPRCAVGVAQVCKLLPGVQWAWPRCVDYSHVCNGRGPGMQIAPRCAVGVAQVCKWLPGVQRAWPRYANNSQVCSGRGPGMQIAPRCAMGVAQVCKLLPGVLWVWPVCGLFPGVQWAWPRYTNCSQVCSGRGPGVQRAWPRCACSPSHSPPPPPRAINAPGHTCRSHLCLYLGGGDGGGGESGPGERGGAQVGPRCPWGGSQVGLRYPGGSQVGLRYPGGSQVGPRWVPGGFQVGSRCPSEVPGEFQVS
- the LOC132341376 gene encoding uncharacterized protein LOC132341376 isoform X23, which codes for MQITPRCAVGVAQVCKWLPGMQWVWPRYANNSQVCNGCGRGMQITPRCAVGVAQVCKWLPGVQRAWPRYANNSQVCSGRGPGMQITPRCAVGVAQVCKLLPGVQWAWPRCVDYSHVCNGRGPGMQIAPRCAVGVAQVCKWLPGVQRAWPRYANNSQVCSGRGPGMQIAPRCAMGVAQVCKLLPGVLWVWPVCGLFPGVQWAWPRYTNCSQVCSGRGPGVQRAWPRCACSPSHSPPPPPRAINAPGHTCRSHLCLYLGGGDGGGGESGPGERGGAQVGPRCPWGGSQVGLRYPGGSQVGLRYPGGSQVGPGGFQVGSRCPRWVPGGSQVGLRWVPGIQVGSRCPSEVPGEFQVS
- the LOC132341376 gene encoding uncharacterized protein LOC132341376 isoform X21; translation: MQITPRCAVGVAQVCKWLPGMQWVWPRYANNSQVCNGCGRGMQITPRCAVGVAQVCKWLPGVQRAWPRYANNSQVCSGRGPGMQITPRCAVGVAQVCKLLPGVQWAWPRCVDYSHVCNGRGPGMQIAPRCAVGVAQVCKWLPGVQRAWPRYANNSQVCSGRGPGMQIAPRCAMGVAQVCKLLPGVLWVWPVCGLFPGVQWAWPRYTNCSQVCSGRGPGVQRAWPRCACSPSHSPPPPPRAINAPGHTCRSHLCLYLGGGDGGGGESGPGERGGAQVGPRCPWGGSQVGLRYPGGSQVGPRWVSGIQVGPRWVQVGSRWVLGGSQVGPRWVPGGSQVSRWVPGGSQVGSRYPGGFQVSQRGPR
- the LOC132341376 gene encoding uncharacterized protein LOC132341376 isoform X32, which produces MQITPRCAVGVAQVCKWLPGMQWVWPRYANNSQVCNGCGRGMQITPRCAVGVAQVCKWLPGVQRAWPRYANNSQVCSGRGPGMQITPRCAVGVAQVCKLLPGVQWAWPRCVDYSHVCNGRGPGMQIAPRCAVGVAQVCKWLPGVQRAWPRYANNSQVCSGRGPGMQIAPRCAMGVAQVCKLLPGVLWVWPVCGLFPGVQWAWPRYTNCSQVCSGRGPGVQRAWPRCACSPSHSPPPPPRAINAPGHTCRSHLCLYLGGGDGGGGESGPGERGGAQVGPRCPWGGSQVGLRYPGGSQVGLRYPGGSQVGLRWVPGIQVGSRCPSEVPGEFQVS
- the LOC132341376 gene encoding uncharacterized protein LOC132341376 isoform X28, with translation MQITPRCAVGVAQVCKWLPGMQWVWPRYANNSQVCNGCGRGMQITPRCAVGVAQVCKWLPGVQRAWPRYANNSQVCSGRGPGMQITPRCAVGVAQVCKLLPGVQWAWPRCVDYSHVCNGRGPGMQIAPRCAVGVAQVCKWLPGVQRAWPRYANNSQVCSGRGPGMQIAPRCAMGVAQVCKLLPGVLWVWPVCGLFPGVQWAWPRYTNCSQVCSGRGPGVQRAWPRCACSPSHSPPPPPRAINAPGHTCRSHLCLYLGGGDGGGGESGPGERGGAQVGPRCPWGGSQVGLRYPGGSQVSRWVPGGSRWVPGGFQVSQVGSRWVSGGSQVGSRYPGGFQVSQRGPR
- the LOC132341376 gene encoding uncharacterized protein LOC132341376 isoform X27, translating into MQITPRCAVGVAQVCKWLPGMQWVWPRYANNSQVCNGCGRGMQITPRCAVGVAQVCKWLPGVQRAWPRYANNSQVCSGRGPGMQITPRCAVGVAQVCKLLPGVQWAWPRCVDYSHVCNGRGPGMQIAPRCAVGVAQVCKWLPGVQRAWPRYANNSQVCSGRGPGMQIAPRCAMGVAQVCKLLPGVLWVWPVCGLFPGVQWAWPRYTNCSQVCSGRGPGVQRAWPRCACSPSHSPPPPPRAINAPGHTCRSHLCLYLGGGDGGGGESGPGERGGAQVGPRCPWGGSQVGLRYPGGSQVGLRYPGGSQVGPRWVPGGFQVGPRYPGGSQVGSRWVPGGFQVSQRGPR
- the LOC132341376 gene encoding uncharacterized protein LOC132341376 isoform X30 — encoded protein: MQITPRCAVGVAQVCKWLPGMQWVWPRYANNSQVCNGCGRGMQITPRCAVGVAQVCKWLPGVQRAWPRYANNSQVCSGRGPGMQITPRCAVGVAQVCKLLPGVQWAWPRCVDYSHVCNGRGPGMQIAPRCAVGVAQVCKWLPGVQRAWPRYANNSQVCSGRGPGMQIAPRCAMGVAQVCKLLPGVLWVWPVCGLFPGVQWAWPRYTNCSQVCSGRGPGVQRAWPRCACSPSHSPPPPPRAINAPGHTCRSHLCLYLGGGDGGGGESGPGERGGAQVGPRCPWGGSQVGLRYPGGSQVGSRWVPGIQVGPRWVPGGFQVGSRCPSEVPGEFQVS
- the LOC132341376 gene encoding uncharacterized protein LOC132341376 isoform X22; translation: MQITPRCAVGVAQVCKWLPGMQWVWPRYANNSQVCNGCGRGMQITPRCAVGVAQVCKWLPGVQRAWPRYANNSQVCSGRGPGMQITPRCAVGVAQVCKLLPGVQWAWPRCVDYSHVCNGRGPGMQIAPRCAVGVAQVCKWLPGVQRAWPRYANNSQVCSGRGPGMQIAPRCAMGVAQVCKLLPGVLWVWPVCGLFPGVQWAWPRYTNCSQVCSGRGPGVQRAWPRCACSPSHSPPPPPRAINAPGHTCRSHLCLYLGGGDGGGGESGPGERGGAQVGPRCPWGGSQVGLRYPGGSQVGLRYPGGSQVGPGGFQVGSRWVPGGSQVGSRWVPGIQVGPRWVPGGFQVGSRCPSEVPGEFQVS
- the LOC132341376 gene encoding uncharacterized protein LOC132341376 isoform X20: MQITPRCAVGVAQVCKWLPGMQWVWPRYANNSQVCNGCGRGMQITPRCAVGVAQVCKWLPGVQRAWPRYANNSQVCSGRGPGMQITPRCAVGVAQVCKLLPGVQWAWPRCVDYSHVCNGRGPGMQIAPRCAVGVAQVCKWLPGVQRAWPRYANNSQVCSGRGPGMQIAPRCAMGVAQVCKLLPGVLWVWPVCGLFPGVQWAWPRYTNCSQVCSGRGPGVQRAWPRCACSPSHSPPPPPRAINAPGHTCRSHLCLYLGGGDGGGGESGPGERGGAQVGPRCPWGGSQVGLRYPGGSQVGPRWVSGIQVGPRWVQVGSRWVLGGSQVGPRWVPGGSQVSRWVPGGFQVGSRCPRWVPGGSQVGLRWVPGIQVGSRCPSEVPGEFQVS
- the LOC132341376 gene encoding uncharacterized protein LOC132341376 isoform X33; this translates as MQITPRCAVGVAQVCKWLPGMQWVWPRYANNSQVCNGCGRGMQITPRCAVGVAQVCKWLPGVQRAWPRYANNSQVCSGRGPGMQITPRCAVGVAQVCKLLPGVQWAWPRCVDYSHVCNGRGPGMQIAPRCAVGVAQVCKWLPGVQRAWPRYANNSQVCSGRGPGMQIAPRCAMGVAQVCKLLPGVLWVWPVCGLFPGVQWAWPRYTNCSQVCSGRGPGVQRAWPRCACSPSHSPPPPPRAINAPGHTCRSHLCLYLGGGDGGGGESGPGERGGAQVGPRCPWGGSQVGLRYPGGSQVSRWVPGGSQVGSRYPGGFQVSQRGPR